CATCTATTACATACACTAGAGTTCCTTCTACAGGAGCTTCGATACTTGCCACACGAGTTTTACTTAATTGGGGAGCTAAAATCCCTTCGTTAGTCTTGGCGTTATCTTGGCTATTGGTTGCATTGGGCTGAACATCTAAAGTAGCTCTAGGTGAGGAGATATTAACCCCTACTTTTCCACTTTGCCCATAAACCACTAATCCCAGGCCTAAAAAGGCAAGTACACTTAATTATAATCGGCAAAACGAAATGTACAAAAATTTAATTTGAAATGTACATTTTTTGACACAAAAAAAAGGGCTTATTCAGCCCCTTTTGGCATTGTTAATCTGATATATTTTTTATAATTTAGCCTAATGAAATGTACCAAATGTCAATCATCCAATAAGATTAAAGCAGGCTTTGCCAGAGAGCGACAGCGATATAAATGTAAAGATTGTGGCTATTTTTTCAGTGTTGAGAAAAAATCAGATGTAAAAACACTAGAACAAAAGCGTCTTGCTTTAGAAATGTATCTAGAAGGGTTAGGCTTTCGAGCCATTGGGAGGCTATTAAATATTAGCTATGGAACAGTTTATCAATGGGTTAAGAAATGGGGAGAATCTGTAGAGCTTCCAAAAAATGAAGTTCCTATTGAAATAGTGGAATTAGATGAGATTCACAGCTATGTACAGCATAAAAAAACTACTGTTGGAGCTGGATTGCTGTTGATAGACTTAGAAAAAGGTTCATCAGTTTTATTAGTGACAAACGGGACACAAAAACCTTCTTAAAACTTTGGGAGCAATTGAAAAACAGAAATATAAATGTTTTTTGTAGTGATTATTGGAAAAGTTATTCAGAGCTGATACCCAGTGAAAGACACGTAACCTCCAAAGCAGAAACCTTTACAGTGGAGGGATATAACAGTAGAATAAGGCATTATTTGGCGAGATTTAAAAGAAAAACAAAGTGTTACTCTAAGTCAAAAACAATGTTGGAAAATTCTTTAAAACTTTTGTTCTTGAAACTAAATAATGAATTGAATATAATAATTTAACAATACCCCCCTTTTTTATAGTGATACATCAAATCTATATAGCTAGATTTACTAGTAATTTGGTTGTTCACTGCGGTGCAGGTTGCTCCCTTGAATGGATTAGCGTTATCTGCCGTTCGAGTTTCCAACCATTGGCAAAGTTCAATTATCTGCGACTTGTTACTCGTAAAGTAGAAGTAATTAGCACCTTGCAAGGTCTCCAGCACTTCCAAATAATCCGTTAGGTGCCAGTAACTGTCATTCTTGTAAGTAGCAGTGTCAGTTGATAAATATGGCGGGTCTACTAAGAAGACCACATTATCTACATCTTTCCATTTTGCAAATAAGTGCTTGTAATCCTCTGAAACCACCTCTATACCTGCGAGGTAATCGCTTGCAGTCTCATAGTTGCTTTTTCGGATAGTATTATACAAGGTATCTTCCGTGAAGTCTTCCAGCTTCGTTCCATAATTCATGGAAAATTTAAGGGAACTAGACAGGCTTATCCAATCCACAAAGCCCCGCTTGTCAGCTTTTCTAAGCACTTCGCATACAGCCTCTCGTTCTACTCCATCTATCTTTTTACCTCTTGGCGTTTGCAAGTTTAAGACTCTAAGCTCGTCTAATATCTTATTTGTTTCGGGAATAGCCTCCAATCGCTGTCTGAAATTATCATAATCGTTATAAATCACTTTTGCATTAGGATGCACACACTTAACCGTGTGGCTTAATAGCCCAGAACCTCCAAACAAATCTACATAAATAGCATTGCTTGGATATTTCTTCACCGCTTCGCTGAAGTACCTTACAAAACCTTTCTTTTGACCTTGAAACGGCAAGGGTGCCGATTTCCATTGTTTTCTCTTTTCCATATTATACATTCAATTCAAATTTTACTTTCTCTCCTTTTAATAATCTTTTCGTGCCTTTGATGTTATTCTCATAAATATGCACTTTCCCAATATTTAGCGTAATGCTTTTAAGTGGCAGGTCTATCTGTCTACTGATAAGATATAAATGGTAAATATCTGCTGGAAGCCCTAAATTAGCATCGCTTGACCTCTGATAAGCCGATACTACCAATTTACCT
This Riemerella anatipestifer DNA region includes the following protein-coding sequences:
- a CDS encoding IS1 family transposase (programmed frameshift), with product MKCTKCQSSNKIKAGFARERQRYKCKDCGYFFSVEKKSDVKTLEQKRLALEMYLEGLGFRAIGRLLNISYGTVYQWVKKWGESVELPKNEVPIEIVELDEIHSYVQHKKNYCWSWIAVDRLRKRFISFISDKRDTKTFLKLWEQLKNRNINVFCSDYWKSYSELIPSERHVTSKAETFTVEGYNSRIRHYLARFKRKTKCYSKSKTMLENSLKLLFLKLNNELNIII
- a CDS encoding DNA adenine methylase, producing MEKRKQWKSAPLPFQGQKKGFVRYFSEAVKKYPSNAIYVDLFGGSGLLSHTVKCVHPNAKVIYNDYDNFRQRLEAIPETNKILDELRVLNLQTPRGKKIDGVEREAVCEVLRKADKRGFVDWISLSSSLKFSMNYGTKLEDFTEDTLYNTIRKSNYETASDYLAGIEVVSEDYKHLFAKWKDVDNVVFLVDPPYLSTDTATYKNDSYWHLTDYLEVLETLQGANYFYFTSNKSQIIELCQWLETRTADNANPFKGATCTAVNNQITSKSSYIDLMYHYKKGGYC